Genomic segment of uncultured Desulfobacter sp.:
CTTGGTTTTGATTAAGATCAAGATAAAACCGCCAGTAAGATTTGAATCAGTGGTTTTGGTTTTTTTAAAACAATAAACCAATCATTGACACCATTAAATAAAAACAACCAGAGGAGGCAGGCATGTCTGATAGTTCGATAATATCGTCACTGAACAGCGGCTATGAGGCTTATGATGCAAAGAAAACCTCAACAAGTGACTCGGACACAAACAATTCATTGGGCAACGAAGAGTTCTTAACGCTTCTTGTGGCCCAGCTTGAAAATCAGAATCCTCTTGATCCCGCAGATACGGAACAGTTCACGGACCAGTTGGCCCAGTTTTCTCAGGTTGAACAGTTGATTAATGTTAACGATAAACTTGATGAAATGGTAGCTGGTGCTCAGGCTTCCGGAAGCAATACCGATGTTAATTCCTTTGTAGGAAAGAACGTAACCGCAAAAGTCACTTCTATGACCATAGAAGACGGTGCTGTAACACCCGGATTTTATGAGGTTGATGAACCGTCCGAAGTCCTTGTTTATGTGTATGATTCAGATGGAACCAAGGTTGCGACACTGTCCCAGGGTGAGGTTACGGCCGGAGCCTATCTGGTCTCCTGGGATGGCACGGATGATGCGGGTAACAGTCTGGATGACGGTATATATTCCTATGTGGTCATGGCCAATTCCGGGGACGGTTACCAGGAGGTGGAATCCTATCTGTCCGGTACCGTGGATGCGGTTTCCTACCAGGATGGTAAAGGATACCTCGTGATCAGCGGCGTTTTGATCGACCCGGATAATGTCACCACCGTAACCGCTTCTTCGTCCTCGTCTTCCAGTAATTCAACTTCTATTCTTGAATATCTGGGCACCACAGTCTCTTCCAGTTATCCAATTGTTCAGGTGGACGATGGTAAGGTTCTGGGTGATCCTCTCAGCTTTAGTTTGACAGCGTCTTCTGATGTTACCGTGACAATTTATAATTCGGATGATGAAAAAGTTGACACCATTGAGATATCAGCGGATGACACAACCACCGGAGACAATGAGGTCACCTGGGACGGGCTTACAAGCAACGGCTACGCCAGTTCTGACGGACTTTATTACTATACGGTAACTGCAGATACGGGTACGGCCTCCACCGCTATTTCCGGAGAGGTCAGCGCCATCACTTCCGTGGACGGCACCCAATATCTTGAAATTGGAGATACCGGACGTCTGGTATCTGTATCAAGCATCACTGCAGTTAAATAAAAAAACAGGCAGGTCTGCAAATTTACAGAATCTGCCCAAGCAATAGAACTTTACACATGTAAAGGAGGAACCCATGTCATTAAGCAGTTCCCTTTATGCCGGCACAAGCGGCCTGGGCAATACAGGCAACGCACTTCAGGTCACAAGTAATAATATATCAAACATCAATACACTTGGGTTTAAAAAGGGAACCGCCACCTTTGCCGATACCCTTTACCAGGCTATCGGCACCAATGCAGGTGCTTCCCAGGTGGGGCTCGGCATGAACGTTGACAATGTGGCCGCGGTGTTCACCGACGGCTCCCTTGAAACCACAAGTAATGCGACGGATCTTGCCATTGGCGGAGACGGGTTTTTTATCGTTTCCGAATTGGGATCTGAAGAAACTTATTATACAAGGGCCGGCAATTTCTCGTTTAATGAAAGCGGCGCGCTTGTCACTTCAGGAGGCTATATCCTCCAGGGCTGGTATGTTGATGCCAATACCGATGAATCATACGGTGCTATTACCGACCTGATATTGACCGAGTTTACAAGTCCGCCGGATGATACGGAGGAAGTCACGGTTATTACCAATCTGGATTCGCGTGCCGAGTCTCTTTCCACGGTTTTATCCAATTTGTTTGAACATAATACCGACACCGGCATTTCAATGAATTCCGGCGGCTACGAATACCAGACTGTGGTCACAGTTTATGATTCTCTGGGCTCTTCCCATGAAGTCACGGTTTATTATGATAAGAAATCCGATACCGACTGGGAATATGTCATTACCAGTAATCCCAACGAAGACAAGCGATCCCTTGTGGCAGGTACGGACGCTGCAGGGCTTCTGGCAAGGGGCACCATAGCCTTTTCAGAAAGCTCCGGTGAAATCGTTTCCATTACCATGGAAGAACTTACCGGTATCATCGGTAACGTGGATGTATCCGGCAACAATTCCATAGAAAATGTTCACTTTGAAATCGAAGATTCCGAGGCCATTCAACTGGATGGTTACGGCGTTTCAATGTCTTTTGATGGGGATAAATGGATTCTTGATGATACAAACCTGCCCAGTTCCTATAAGGATGCAGAGATTATCTATTCCGATGCGACAACCGTTTATCTTGTGCTCGATCCCACTTCCAGCGGCGGAACCAAAGAGGCCGATGTAAAGATTTCCCTGGACGAATATGCCATGGCAGGGGATACCCTCACCTTTGATGTTAACGATCCCACGGCACTTCATGTTCAGGACATTAAAAATGCAGTTTACGATGGCGATGCATACAACAATACGACTATCTCCATTAACGATCCCGGTGTAATGACAACAGATGCTCAAAACCTTTCCCTTATTTGGAATCCGTACACGGAAACCTGGGCCTGGAGCAATCCGGTCGGTGCATATGACGCCGCCACCCTGGCAAGCGATGTGGGGGGAATCGGCACGTATACTTATATCAATGATGCTGACAGTGCGGCAACCATGACTATGGTGGCTGATGTTAGCTTGTATTGGGACGCCGGCACAACCTCATGGGTTTGGAATGAATCATTAAAAAATGATGATCTCACTGTTGATACAGCGAATACTGATTTTAATGATGTGGGCATAACCGTCGTGGACTCATCCAGTTTAGACGGTGCTGCGATCCTGGCTGGTAATTATACCCTTACATGGGATGATGCCTCCGGGGCCTGGATTACAACGAACCCGATTGGTGCTACCATAACTGTTACGGGCAGTGGAGACACTTATGAGATGGTAATCGATACGGCTTCCGGCGATACTTCCACCATAGAAATTTCCCTTGATGCGGACCTCGACTCTACGAATGACGATGGTAAGGTTATTACCTTTGCAATCGCATCTACCCCCCCTGAAGAATATGCCCAGGCTCAAATATCCACCGTTAGTCACGACGAGTTGCAAATTGATTTTGACAATGATGGTACTGATGATCTTAATATAACCGGCTTAACTGCTGAAACAAACTTCACGTTTAGTGTGGATCCTGATACCCCGCCGTCTGAATACAGCAATGCCACCATTTCAGGTGACGCCACATATTGTTCCATCGACCTTGACGGGTCCGGCAATGAAGATGACAAGCAGGACATTGTCTTCACATTTGAAACGGATTTGAAAAACGGTACGGACACGGATCCTCTGGAGGATAGAAGTGTCATTACTTTTGACATTGCAGGCTCCACTGCATGGCGCACTGTGGCAACCGATGAGGCGAAGGACACCGGCTATTACAAATTTACGGCTGATTTTCTCGGGGGCCAGTTCGGTGTGACGGAAACCGACATTTCGTTTAATATCGGATCGAAGTTTGACGGCAACAACTGGGTTAATGCCTCCTTATCCTCAACCCAGTACGCCACCTCTTCCTCCACCATATACCAGGATGCCGACGGTTATGCCTCAGGGGATTTGACCGGTATTGGGGTGGACTCCTCGGGCCTTGTTACCGGCTCCTATTCAAATGGTCAGGATCTTGCCTTGTTTATGGTCGCCCTTGCAGACTTTAACAATCCAAACGGCCTTGAAAATGAGGGTGGAAATCTTTATTCCGCAACAACGGACAGCGGGGCCGCCATCACCAATAAACCCGGTGATAACGGGCTGGGCACCCTCTCATCCTATGCCCTTGAGATGTCCAACGTGGATATTTCCGAGGAATTTGTCAACATGATCGAACTGCAGACAGCCTATGAAGCCAATGCGAAAATCATCAGCACCGTGGACGAGATGATGAGCACGGTCATCGGCATGAAGCGTTAGAAAGGAATGAGGGTGGCATCATGATAGATCTCCGGGATAAACAAGAAATGATCATTGATTCTGTGACGGTTCTTGAACAAAAAATGGTCAAGATGCGGGCGTGTCATAAGGCGTTGCGTCACATCCTGGAGGCTGAATATGTCGCGGGTACGTCCTATGATTCTAAATCCTTGAAAAAGCTGATCCTGAGAAAACGTAATTGTGCGAATCGGTTTGAGTCCCTTGTTGCTTCCACAAACGCGCATATCGGCAGGATGACCCGGCAAAAAATGCCTGCCGCCATGCCCGACACCCTTGCGGGTCATGTGAAAATGATTCAGGGATTAACGCCGGATGAGCAAGAGACGTTGGTGGGCCTTGCAAATGATCTGGAACAAAGACACAAGGAACTAATGTCCGCCGCCGCCCGCAACGCTTTGATGTTTAAACGTGTGATCGCCCGCCTGGCTGCCGCATCCAGGTATGTTGACCACAAAGGATATGGGGGACGCCATGAGCAGTCTTAATGCCATACTAAACACTGCATCCAATGCCGTCACGGCCTATCAGGCCGCCATCAGTGTCACCGGCCAGAATATCGCCAACGCAGATAATGATGATTACAGTATCCAGTCCGTGGAGTTGTCCACCACATCCACCGTGAATGTGAGGGGACACATTTACGGCACAGGGGCAACGGTTACTTCGGTTACCAATTCGGTAAATCAACTGCTTGAAAATACCCTGACGTCTGAATTGAGCACCCAGGCCGCCCTGGAGGAGGCTCAGATTTATATCGCTTCCATTGAAGATCTGTTTTCCGAAGACACGGATGACAGCCTGAATACCCTTTTGGATGTCTACTGGTCAGCCTGGGAGGATTTGAGCAACAATCCGTCGGGTGAAACCGAACAAAACGCGGTATATGATGCCGGTCTCAATCTCACAGAACGCATAAATGCCATTGAAGATGGGCTCTCTGACCTTACCAACGACCTGACCGGCGAAATATCTTCCGCCATTACCGAAGTGAACAGCATCTCCGAACAGATCGCCGAGTTGAACCTGGCCATCATCACCGCTGAAAGCTCCGGCGGGAATGCCAATGATCTTGAGGATAGGCGCAACGGCCTGGTGGACGACCTTGGGGAACGCATTGATATTGATATCACCGTTAAAGAGGACGGGTCCTACCTGATCCTCTCCAATGGCCTGCCGCTGGTGGAGGACGGTATTTCATATAATTTAAGCATCAAGCAGGGCAGCGTCTACTGGACCGGAAAATCCGGAAACACCTATGACATTACCGATGATATATCCGGCGGTGCCATTGCCGGATGGCTTGAAATCAGAGATGCTGTTATTCCTCAGACCCAGGCAGAATTTGATGAGCTTGCAGCCAACCTAATCTGGACTTTGAATTATCAGCATTCCCAGGGGGCAGGACAGACCTATTTTTCCGGTGCACTGGAGGGAACCTACGAGGCCGGGAAAAGCGGGACCTTTGATAGTTTGTACTACGGAGATGAGATCGACTACACCAAAGATTTTTCCATGGTGATTCAGGATGCCACGAACACCACCTCAGAATACCAGACCGCGACCGTGGATATGTCCATCTCCACATCCGACATTTCGAACATTACCGGGTCCGGAGAGGATAACAGCATTTATGAGTTAACCGTTATTGATGAGGGAACCCTGGGAGAAAAGACTGTGGTGCAGTCCAGCGGATCACTTCTGGGTGGTGTTTCATACCAAAATTCCGGCATTGATGATGCGTTAGATGCTGCACTTGCTAAACAGACCCTTACCATTACCAATGGTTCCAGTACCCAGTCCCTGGAGATTTCAGACAGTGGGGCCGGTGTCGTGCGGTCGGCCGCGGACATTGCCGATGCGCTTTCACGTATAGATGGTATAGATGCCTATGCGTCCACAACTTCAGCCTATTTTGACATTTCCGGTATTGCGCCGGCCGACGGGGATATCGTTGAATTTACACTGTCTGCCGACGGGGTGATGGCGGATGTCAGTTTTATTCGAGACGTGAGTGAAAACATTAACGAACAGTTTGAAGATGCACTTAAAGCTGCGGTGCAATCCATTAATGAAGCCAACCAGGACACAGATCTGGCTGTCGTGGACGGAAAGTCCATTGAAAGTGCGTCCGGTGCAACCATCGGCGTATATGATTTTAATGTTGCAGATTCAACTGTCGACACAGGAGACGTACTTTCCGTTTCCATGGATTCCAGTGGTTCAGAAACTCAATCTTTGACTGACAATCCTGCCACAAGCGATGCCGTGGTTATAACCGGTTCCGTGACCATTATCATGGATCCGGGTATGGAAATCAGTTCGGATGAGAAATCTACTGCCGGGCTTTTCGGCCTCACTGGAAATTCTGGGTCGGCATCCAGCATGATTACCTTAGGCGGAGCCGGTGGGTATCAAGGTTTTGATGCCGGAAGCACCGTCTCCTTTTTCATAGACGAATTTTACATAGAATATGGCCCCATCGGCGTTGGGTTAACCGATACTGAACAGGCTGACCTTTTTGCAAGTGAAATAGAAAGTGATTTAGCAGCACTGGGTGCAGAAGGTTACCAAGTCATTCGAAATGGTGCATCTGTTACCATCTTAAAGACGGCTGACGAAGAAGATGACGCAGTTATTATTACCGGTTTTACCAATGACACCAATGATGCCATGTTAAGTGTCTCCACGGGTACAGGTGAAGGCTGCGAGGAGCCTGAAAATGACACTCTGGTTTTCCTGCTTTCCGGTTTATCTACAAAAGATTCGGCCACAGCCGTTACGTTCAGTGATCCTGCAATTATCTACTGGGAAATTTTGGACAGCAGGGGAAATGCTACCGGCGAAGACGGATATGTCGAAATTGATGAATCCGGCGTGGTTCAAATCACTGAAGATGGAAAAACAACTTTAAGTTTTGACATATCCGACGGCACGCTTGTGGCCGGAAATACCCTTCGGATCAACACCGATGCCGACGGCCATGCCGATACACTTGAGGGGTCGGTTACAGGAAAAGCCGCAAGTGTCGATGATACGTATGAGTTTACGGTGATTACCGGCGGCACGTTGCCGGATAATGAAGAAAATGTTGTGATCGAATGGAAGTCTGAAACCGATTCAGGCACCATTGAACTGGAAGGTAACGAGGATGAAAATTCCCAAATCATTGTGGAAGTGGATGGCATGACCATCGCATTTGACAGCGGCACGCTTGTGACCGGCGATGTCTTCTATGTCACCACGGATGAAAATGGGAAAGCCGTGGCCGATGCCGCCGGAAATACCCTGCAATCCCTTTCGGACTGGCACTGGACCCTTGATTCCTTTGCCGATGAATTTAACCGGAGCGCAGGCGGGGTTACGGCTTCGGTCACACGGGCTAATACCATTAAATTTGATACCAATGATGACTATTGCGCCATTGAAAACGTAACCTGTTCTGGCAATGACAACATTGACGAAGAAAATTTTGAAATCACGGTGTTAAACTACAGCGCCCTGGAGTTTGAAGCCGAAGGCCTTGAATTTAAGCGTTCAAACGGCACCTGGTCTGTTGTCAATGACCCTACGGGCAGCACCATTACCCTTATTCCGGAAGACGGTGATGATGACGGATTTCAGATTGATCTGGATGGAGACGGTGTAGGGGATATTGAAATCACCTTTGACCAGTCTGTGTCAGGTGACGGGTATATTCGCATGGATTTGGAATCCAGGGACGCGGATGATCTCTCCTACGCCTTTGCCGGCAATGAAGACGGGGACAGCGGCGTTGCCGCAGCCCTTGGCGTGAACACCTTTTTTACGGGAACGGATGCCGCCACCATCGGTGTTAATGATGTGGTGGCCGACGGCGATTTGCT
This window contains:
- a CDS encoding FlgD immunoglobulin-like domain containing protein, translated to MSDSSIISSLNSGYEAYDAKKTSTSDSDTNNSLGNEEFLTLLVAQLENQNPLDPADTEQFTDQLAQFSQVEQLINVNDKLDEMVAGAQASGSNTDVNSFVGKNVTAKVTSMTIEDGAVTPGFYEVDEPSEVLVYVYDSDGTKVATLSQGEVTAGAYLVSWDGTDDAGNSLDDGIYSYVVMANSGDGYQEVESYLSGTVDAVSYQDGKGYLVISGVLIDPDNVTTVTASSSSSSSNSTSILEYLGTTVSSSYPIVQVDDGKVLGDPLSFSLTASSDVTVTIYNSDDEKVDTIEISADDTTTGDNEVTWDGLTSNGYASSDGLYYYTVTADTGTASTAISGEVSAITSVDGTQYLEIGDTGRLVSVSSITAVK
- a CDS encoding flagellar hook-basal body complex protein, yielding MSLSSSLYAGTSGLGNTGNALQVTSNNISNINTLGFKKGTATFADTLYQAIGTNAGASQVGLGMNVDNVAAVFTDGSLETTSNATDLAIGGDGFFIVSELGSEETYYTRAGNFSFNESGALVTSGGYILQGWYVDANTDESYGAITDLILTEFTSPPDDTEEVTVITNLDSRAESLSTVLSNLFEHNTDTGISMNSGGYEYQTVVTVYDSLGSSHEVTVYYDKKSDTDWEYVITSNPNEDKRSLVAGTDAAGLLARGTIAFSESSGEIVSITMEELTGIIGNVDVSGNNSIENVHFEIEDSEAIQLDGYGVSMSFDGDKWILDDTNLPSSYKDAEIIYSDATTVYLVLDPTSSGGTKEADVKISLDEYAMAGDTLTFDVNDPTALHVQDIKNAVYDGDAYNNTTISINDPGVMTTDAQNLSLIWNPYTETWAWSNPVGAYDAATLASDVGGIGTYTYINDADSAATMTMVADVSLYWDAGTTSWVWNESLKNDDLTVDTANTDFNDVGITVVDSSSLDGAAILAGNYTLTWDDASGAWITTNPIGATITVTGSGDTYEMVIDTASGDTSTIEISLDADLDSTNDDGKVITFAIASTPPEEYAQAQISTVSHDELQIDFDNDGTDDLNITGLTAETNFTFSVDPDTPPSEYSNATISGDATYCSIDLDGSGNEDDKQDIVFTFETDLKNGTDTDPLEDRSVITFDIAGSTAWRTVATDEAKDTGYYKFTADFLGGQFGVTETDISFNIGSKFDGNNWVNASLSSTQYATSSSTIYQDADGYASGDLTGIGVDSSGLVTGSYSNGQDLALFMVALADFNNPNGLENEGGNLYSATTDSGAAITNKPGDNGLGTLSSYALEMSNVDISEEFVNMIELQTAYEANAKIISTVDEMMSTVIGMKR
- the flgK gene encoding flagellar hook-associated protein FlgK; this translates as MSSLNAILNTASNAVTAYQAAISVTGQNIANADNDDYSIQSVELSTTSTVNVRGHIYGTGATVTSVTNSVNQLLENTLTSELSTQAALEEAQIYIASIEDLFSEDTDDSLNTLLDVYWSAWEDLSNNPSGETEQNAVYDAGLNLTERINAIEDGLSDLTNDLTGEISSAITEVNSISEQIAELNLAIITAESSGGNANDLEDRRNGLVDDLGERIDIDITVKEDGSYLILSNGLPLVEDGISYNLSIKQGSVYWTGKSGNTYDITDDISGGAIAGWLEIRDAVIPQTQAEFDELAANLIWTLNYQHSQGAGQTYFSGALEGTYEAGKSGTFDSLYYGDEIDYTKDFSMVIQDATNTTSEYQTATVDMSISTSDISNITGSGEDNSIYELTVIDEGTLGEKTVVQSSGSLLGGVSYQNSGIDDALDAALAKQTLTITNGSSTQSLEISDSGAGVVRSAADIADALSRIDGIDAYASTTSAYFDISGIAPADGDIVEFTLSADGVMADVSFIRDVSENINEQFEDALKAAVQSINEANQDTDLAVVDGKSIESASGATIGVYDFNVADSTVDTGDVLSVSMDSSGSETQSLTDNPATSDAVVITGSVTIIMDPGMEISSDEKSTAGLFGLTGNSGSASSMITLGGAGGYQGFDAGSTVSFFIDEFYIEYGPIGVGLTDTEQADLFASEIESDLAALGAEGYQVIRNGASVTILKTADEEDDAVIITGFTNDTNDAMLSVSTGTGEGCEEPENDTLVFLLSGLSTKDSATAVTFSDPAIIYWEILDSRGNATGEDGYVEIDESGVVQITEDGKTTLSFDISDGTLVAGNTLRINTDADGHADTLEGSVTGKAASVDDTYEFTVITGGTLPDNEENVVIEWKSETDSGTIELEGNEDENSQIIVEVDGMTIAFDSGTLVTGDVFYVTTDENGKAVADAAGNTLQSLSDWHWTLDSFADEFNRSAGGVTASVTRANTIKFDTNDDYCAIENVTCSGNDNIDEENFEITVLNYSALEFEAEGLEFKRSNGTWSVVNDPTGSTITLIPEDGDDDGFQIDLDGDGVGDIEITFDQSVSGDGYIRMDLESRDADDLSYAFAGNEDGDSGVAAALGVNTFFTGTDAATIGVNDVVADGDLLASGFLDTETFELAAGDNSNALAMADTRYDSVDMKAYTYTRGEGMTVTVTATSLDDYQAYLVSTIGSRAAGINSALEYSESLVYQLTEQRDSTSAVSLDEEMINLTAQQQAYLAATKLLTTVQAMFDALLATR